The following proteins come from a genomic window of Acomys russatus chromosome 17, mAcoRus1.1, whole genome shotgun sequence:
- the Krt18 gene encoding keratin, type I cytoskeletal 18, translated as MSFTTRSTTYSTNYRSLGSVRTPSQRVRPASSAASVYAGAGGSGSRISVSRSTGVWGGSAGYSGPAGMGSIQTEKETMQDLNDRLASYLDKVKSLETENRRLEIKIREHLEKKGPQGVRDWGHYFKTIEDLKAQIFENSVDNARIVLQIDNARLAADDFRVKYETELAMRQSVESDIHGLRKVVDDTNITRLQLETEIEALKEELMFMKKNHEEEVRGLEAQIANSGLTVEVDAPKSQDLNKIMADIRAQYEELAQKNREEMDKYWSQQIEESTTIVTTRSAESRDAENTLTELRRTFQALKIDLESVENQKVNLANNLADVEARYSTQMEHLNGILLQLESELAQTRAEGQRQTQEYEALLNIKVKLEAEIATYRRLLEDGEDFSLSDALDSSNSMQTIQRTTTRKVMDGKVVSETNDTRVLRH; from the exons ATGAGCTTCACCACTCGCTCCACCACCTACTCCACTAACTACCGGTCCCTGGGCTCCGTGCGGACGCCCAGCCAACGGGTCCGGCCTGCCAGCAGTGCGGCCAGCGTCTACGCAGGTGCTGGGGGCTCTGGCTCCCGGATCTCCGTGTCCCGTTCCACGGGCGTCTGGGGCGGCTCCGCGGGGTACTCAGGCCCGGCGGGAATGGGTAGCATCCAGACGGAGAAGGAGACCATGCAAGACCTAAACGACCGCCTGGCCAGCTACCTGGACAAGGTGAAGAGCCTGGAGACTGAGAACAGGAGGCTGGAGATCAAAATCCGGGAACATCTGGAGAAGAAGGGGCCCCAGGGCGTCAGAGACTGGGGCCACTATTTCAAGACCATCGAAGACCTGAAGGCTCAG ATCTTTGAGAACTCTGTGGACAACGCCCGCATCGTCCTGCAGATCGACAACGCTCGTCTGGCTGCCGACGACTTCAGAGTGAA GTACGAGACAGAGCTGGCCATGCGCCAGTCTGTGGAGAGCGATATCCATGGGCTCCGAAAGGTGGTCGATGACACCAATATCACAAGGCTGCAGCTGGAGACGGAAATTGAAGCGCTCAAGGAGGAACTGATGTTCATGAAGAAAAACCATGAGGAG GAAGTCCGAGGTCTGGAAGCCCAGATTGCCAACTCTGGATTGACTGTGGAAGTGGATGCTCCCAAATCTCAGGACCTCAACAAGATCATGGCGGACATCCGTGCCCAGTATGAGGAGCTGGCTCAGAAGAACCGCGAGGAAATGGACAAGTACTGGTCCCAGCAG ATAGAGGAGAGCACCACCATAGTTACCACCAGGTCTGCCGAAAGCAGAGACGCTGAGAACACGCTCACGGAGCTGAGACGCACCTTCCAGGCCTTGAAGATTGATCTGGAGTCCGTGGAAAATCAG AAGGTCAATTTGGCGAACAACCTTGCGGACGTCGAGGCCCGGTACAGCACGCAGATGGAGCACCTCAATGGGATCCTCCTGCAGCTGGAGTCGGAGCTGGCACAAACCCGGGCAGAAGGGCAGCGCCAGACCCAGGAGTATGAGGCCCTGCTGAACATCAAGGTCAAGCTGGAGGCCGAGATTGCCACCTACCGCCGCTTGCTGGAAGATGGGGAAGACTTCAG TCTCAGTGATGCCCTGGACAGCAGCAACTCCATGCAAACCATCCAGAGGACAACCACCCGCAAGGTCATGGATGGCAAAGTGGTGTCTGAGACCAACGACACCAGAGTTCTGAGGCACTGA